The Elusimicrobiota bacterium genomic sequence GATAAGCTCGCCCGTTGGGGGGGGGGTAGGCTTTAGCCTAAACTTCCGCCGTAGGCGGATTCGTCTGGCGAAAAAGTTTAGCACCCAGTAGTAGTCGGCAATTAATTGCCGACTACTTTTTATTTGCTTTTTTTTTAGTTTTTGGTATAATTTTTGTATGCTTCAAAAAATTAAACGATTTATTGATAAATACAAAATGCTTAAAAAAAATGATAAGGTTCTTATCGGGCTTTCAGGCGGTCCTGATTCTGTTTTTCTGTCAGTCATTCTTCTGAATGAAGTGAAGAATCTCTTTAAACTAAAAGTATTCGCCTGCCATGTTGACCATCAGTATCGTAAAGACAGTTGTAAAGATGCACAATTTGTAAAAAGGTTTTGTGAAAAATTAAACATTCCGGTTGTAATCAAAAAAATAAAAGGACATTTGTCCGGAAAAAAATTTTCAGAAGAAAAAGCACGAATTTTAAGATATCAAATTTTTTACAAAGTTGCTAAAAAATTTGGCTGCACAAAAATAGCAACTGCCCATACGCTTGACGACAATGCCGAAACAGTTCTTATGTGGCTTGCTCGTGGCTGTGGGCTTAATGGTATTACAGGTATCCCGCCTAAAAGGAAAAACATTATCAGACCGATTCTGTGTGTTGCAAAACAGGAAATTATCAATTATCTGAAAAAAAACAAAATAAAATACTGTGTTGACAGAACAAATTTATCAGCAAAATTTACAAGAAACAAAATCCGACTCAAAATTATTCCAGAACTTGAAAAAATCAATCCAAAAGTAAAAAAGCATATTTTTCAATTTTGTGAAATTTTAAGGGGAGTGGCTTTCAAGAAAAGTATTGACAAAATTGATAAAAAAGTTTATAATTATAAAATAAGGAAATTTATACCAAAAGAAACCCAGTCGTTTTTTGATGCGGATAAAATAGATATCAAAAAACTAAAAATAAGAAAATGGAAACCAGGCGATAGAATGATTCCGTTCGGGATGGCTAACTCGAAAAAACTGCAGGATATATTTACCGACGAAAAAGTTCCAAAGATCTTAAGAAAAAAAATACCGATTGTTTGTGAAAACAAAAAGATATTATGGGTTGCCGGTGTAAAAAGGTCAAACGATGCACCAATAACAGAAGATACAGAAATGGCGCTTAAAGTGGAATTTAAAAAAAATGCATAACGATATAGCCGAGATAATTTTTACAGAACAGCAGATACAGAAAAGAATAAAAGAACTTGCCGGACAGGTTTCTAAAAATTACAAGGGAAAACAACTCACACTTGTCTCTGTCCTAAAAGGTGCGACAATTTTTTTGGCGGACTTGATGAAGAATCTTAAAATACCATTAAGTATTGATTTCATGGCAGTTTCGTCGTATAAAGAAACAGAATCCACAGGTGT encodes the following:
- the tilS gene encoding tRNA lysidine(34) synthetase TilS: MLQKIKRFIDKYKMLKKNDKVLIGLSGGPDSVFLSVILLNEVKNLFKLKVFACHVDHQYRKDSCKDAQFVKRFCEKLNIPVVIKKIKGHLSGKKFSEEKARILRYQIFYKVAKKFGCTKIATAHTLDDNAETVLMWLARGCGLNGITGIPPKRKNIIRPILCVAKQEIINYLKKNKIKYCVDRTNLSAKFTRNKIRLKIIPELEKINPKVKKHIFQFCEILRGVAFKKSIDKIDKKVYNYKIRKFIPKETQSFFDADKIDIKKLKIRKWKPGDRMIPFGMANSKKLQDIFTDEKVPKILRKKIPIVCENKKILWVAGVKRSNDAPITEDTEMALKVEFKKNA